The following coding sequences are from one Streptococcus mitis window:
- the pth gene encoding aminoacyl-tRNA hydrolase has product MTKLLVGLGNPGDKYFETKHNVGFMLIDQLAKKQNVTFTHDKIFQADLASFFLNGEKIYLVKPTTFMNESGKAVHALLTYYGLDIEDLLIIYDDLDMEVGKIRLRAKGSAGGHNGIKSIIQHIGTQTFNRVKIGIGRPKNGMSVVNHVLSTFDKDDYIGILQSIDKVDDSVNYYLQEKNFEKTMQRYNG; this is encoded by the coding sequence ATGACCAAATTACTTGTAGGCTTGGGAAATCCAGGAGATAAATATTTTGAAACAAAACACAATGTTGGCTTTATGTTGATTGACCAACTAGCGAAGAAACAGAATGTCACTTTTACACACGATAAGATATTTCAAGCTGACCTAGCATCCTTTTTCCTAAATGGAGAAAAAATTTATCTTGTCAAACCAACGACATTTATGAATGAAAGTGGAAAAGCGGTTCATGCTTTATTGACTTACTATGGTTTGGATATTGAAGATTTACTCATCATTTATGATGATCTTGACATGGAAGTTGGAAAGATTCGTTTAAGAGCAAAGGGATCCGCAGGTGGTCATAATGGTATCAAGTCTATTATTCAACATATTGGAACCCAAACCTTTAATCGTGTTAAGATTGGAATCGGAAGACCTAAAAATGGAATGTCAGTTGTTAACCATGTTTTGAGTACCTTTGACAAGGATGATTATATTGGTATTTTACAGTCTATTGACAAAGTTGACGATTCTGTAAACTACTATTTACAAGAGAAAAATTTTGAGAAAACAATGCAGAGGTATAACGGATAA
- the ychF gene encoding redox-regulated ATPase YchF: MALTAGIVGLPNVGKSTLFNAITKAGAEAANYPFATIDPNVGMVEVPDERLQKLTEMITPKKTVPTTFEFTDIAGIVKGASKGEGLGNKFLANIREVDAIVHVVRAFDDENVMREQGREDAFVDPLADIDTINLELILADLESVNKRYMRVEKMARTQKDKESVAEFNVLQKIKPVLEDGKSARTIEFTDEEQKVVKGLFLLTTKPVLYVANVDEDVVSEPDSIDYVKQIREFAATENAEVVVISARAEEEISELDEEDKQEFLEALGLTESGVDKLTRAAYHLLGLGTYFTAGEKEVRAWTFKRGMKAPQAAGIIHSDFEKGFIRAVTMSYEDLVKYGSEKAVKEAGRLREEGKEYIVQDGDIMEFRFNV; encoded by the coding sequence ATGGCTTTAACAGCAGGTATCGTTGGTTTGCCAAACGTTGGTAAATCAACACTATTTAATGCAATTACAAAAGCAGGAGCAGAGGCAGCAAATTACCCATTTGCGACGATTGATCCAAATGTTGGAATGGTAGAAGTTCCAGATGAACGCCTACAAAAACTAACGGAAATGATTACTCCTAAAAAGACAGTTCCAACAACATTTGAATTTACAGATATCGCAGGAATTGTAAAAGGAGCTTCAAAAGGAGAAGGGCTAGGGAATAAATTCTTGGCCAATATTCGTGAAGTAGACGCGATTGTTCACGTAGTTCGTGCTTTTGATGATGAAAATGTCATGCGCGAGCAAGGACGTGAAGACGCCTTTGTGGATCCACTGGCAGATATTGATACTATTAACCTAGAGTTGATTCTTGCTGACTTAGAATCAGTTAATAAGCGCTATATGCGTGTAGAAAAGATGGCACGTACGCAAAAAGATAAAGAATCAGTAGCAGAATTTAATGTTCTTCAAAAGATTAAACCTGTTCTTGAAGATGGAAAATCAGCTCGAACTATTGAATTTACAGATGAGGAACAAAAGGTTGTCAAAGGTCTCTTCCTGTTAACGACTAAACCAGTGCTCTATGTTGCTAATGTGGACGAGGATGTAGTTTCAGAACCTGACTCTATCGACTATGTTAAACAAATTCGTGAATTCGCAGCGACAGAAAATGCTGAAGTAGTCGTTATTTCTGCGCGTGCTGAGGAAGAAATTTCTGAGTTAGACGAAGAAGACAAGCAAGAGTTTCTTGAAGCACTTGGGTTGACAGAATCAGGCGTTGACAAGTTGACTCGTGCAGCTTACCACTTGCTTGGACTGGGAACTTACTTCACAGCTGGCGAAAAAGAAGTTCGCGCTTGGACCTTCAAACGTGGTATGAAGGCTCCTCAAGCAGCTGGTATTATCCACTCAGACTTTGAAAAAGGATTTATTCGTGCAGTAACTATGTCATATGAGGATCTAGTGAAATACGGATCTGAAAAGGCTGTAAAAGAAGCTGGACGCTTGCGTGAAGAAGGAAAAGAATATATCGTTCAAGACGGCGATATCATGGAATTCCGCTTTAATGTCTAA